A genomic region of Trifolium pratense cultivar HEN17-A07 linkage group LG3, ARS_RC_1.1, whole genome shotgun sequence contains the following coding sequences:
- the LOC123913942 gene encoding protein PNS1: MGATEHEVDERENEGGARRMDDGKKEERVRDLEKGEVRRSNDVVDDDDDDDVENVAHGHGHGGDHEEFNLSRFHRLNPTNPLRIVINSSTRVAKPSPPTQSQRSHTHTRSIPTPQPIPPPIQTPQPPSPPSPPQERQQQPVTLNSRRYTNRISLFIFALHQLLAIALVCFLVFKGIQGLIQQESDSVKRKEKNVLKFFLPQVEAATFMSIILAFIWQGAIRKWPTFMVHFILWFTFVMSLAAGILLICFQRAPTDGVGVCFIAFAIGNGLYGCWISHRIKFCCKILTLSLQPMSKFSDLNRPTYHMLAVGFLWISLWILAVIGALNFYYPPLVIIALVLSLAWTTEVMRNVVNITVSRVIALYYLRGMQSSTQFCFLRALTRNLGSACLGSLFVPTIEALRIVARGLNLLEGEDEFMFCCARCCLGVMESIFRNGNSWAYVQIAAYGRGFVMASQETWSLFEKEDMVQIVDADITSSICFLTGVCSGSMCVIVVAAWTQTVHQSFTATLSLLTFFIGYLLTRIAMAVPHACVSCYYVCYAENPENRLFDKTIRDRQALLKTGREVVVPTPRGLRRYTTRS, encoded by the exons atgggTGCCACAGAACAT gaGGTGGatgagagagagaatgaagGTGGAGCTAGAAGAATGGATGATGGTAAGAAAGAAGAAAGGGTAAGGGATTTGGAGAAAGGGGAAGTTAGAAGAAGTAatgatgttgttgatgatgatgatgatgatgatgttgagaATGTTGCTCATGGTCATGGTCATGGTGGTGATCATGAAGAGTTTAATCTTTCTAGATTTCATAGATTAAACCCTACTAATCCTTTAAGAATTGTGATTAATAGCTCAACAAGAGTTGCTAAACCTTCTCCTCCTACTCAATCTCAACGCTCTCATACTCATACTCGTTCCATTCCAACACCACAACCAATACCACCACCAATTCAAACTCCACAACCACCTTCACCACCATCACCACCACAAGAGAGG cAGCAACAACCAGTGACACTTAATTCAAGAAGATATACCAATAGAATATCCTTGTTTATATTTGCCCTCCACCAATTACTAGCTATTGCTCTTGTGTGTTTTCTTGTGTTCAAAGGAATCCAAGGACTAATACAACAAGAATCTGATTCTGTtaagagaaaagagaaaaatgtgtTGAAGTTTTTTCTGCCACAAGTGGAAGCTGCAACTTTTATGAGCATAATTCTTGCTTTTATTTGGCAAGGTGCAATTAGAAAATGGCCAACTTTTATGGTTCATTTCATACTTTGGTTTACTTTTGTGATGTCTCTTGCTGCCGGGATTCTTCTTATTTGCTTCCAAAGGGCCCCTACCGATGGTGTCGGTGTTTGTTTCATTGCTTTTGCAATTGGAAATGGCTTATATGGTTGTTGGATTAGTCATAGAATTAAGTTTTGTTGTAAGATCTTGACTTTATCGCTTCAACCTATGTCCAAATTCAGCGATTTGAATCGACCTACTTATCATATGCTCGCTGTTGGATTCTTGTGGATATCTCTATGGATTTTAGCAGTTATCGGAGCTTTGAACTTTTATTATCCACCTTTGGTTATCATTGCATTGGTGTTGAGTTTGGCTTGGACTACCGAGGTTATGAGGAATGTTGTTAATATAACGGTTAGTCGGGTTATTGCGTTGTATTACTTGCGAGGAATGCAATCTAGCACTCAATTTTGCTTTCTGAGAGCTCTAACTCGGAATCTTGGAAGTGCTTGTTTGGGTTCTCTATTTGTGCCAACAATTGAAGCACTTAGAATTGTTGCTAGGGGGTTGAATTTGCTTGAGGGAGAAGATGAGTTCATGTTTTGTTGTGCTCGTTGTTGTTTAGGAGTCATGGAATCGATTTTCAGAAATGGCAATAGTTGGGCTTATGTACAG ATAGCAGCCTATGGAAGAGGTTTTGTAATGGCATCACAAGAGACATGGTCCCTATTTGAGAAAGAAGACATGGTGCAAATTGTCGATGCCGATATAACAAGCTCAATTTGCTTCCTCACTGGAGTATGTAGTGGTTCTATGTGTGTCATTGTTGTGGCTGCTTGGACTCAAACAGTACACCAAAGTTTCACTGCCACTCTGTCTTTACTCACATTCTTCATTGGATACCTTTTG ACAAGGATTGCAATGGCAGTGCCTCATGCTTGTGTGAGTTGTTACTATGTATGTTATGCTGAGAATCCTGAAAACAGATTGTTCGATAAAACAATTAGGGATCGTCAAGCTTTGTTAAAAACTGGCCGTGAAGTTGTTGTGCCTACACCAAGAGGACTTAGAAGATATACCACAAGGTCTTAA